In one Rugosibacter aromaticivorans genomic region, the following are encoded:
- a CDS encoding integration host factor subunit alpha, which yields MTLTKSELADLLFEKVGLNKREAKDMVEAFFDEVKNALEEGDDVKLSGFCNFQLRDKPQRPGRNPKTGEEIPITARRVVTFHASQKLKMAVEAFQRGNTQ from the coding sequence ATGACATTAACCAAATCAGAGCTGGCAGATCTTCTTTTTGAAAAAGTGGGTTTAAACAAGCGTGAAGCAAAAGATATGGTGGAAGCTTTTTTCGACGAAGTGAAAAATGCACTTGAAGAAGGGGATGACGTGAAGCTTTCTGGCTTCTGCAATTTTCAATTGCGTGACAAGCCGCAACGCCCGGGTCGCAATCCCAAGACAGGTGAAGAGATCCCCATTACAGCACGGCGTGTCGTTACTTTTCATGCCAGCCAAAAACTCAAAATGGCAGTAGAGGCATTCCAGCGTGGCAATACCCAGTAA
- a CDS encoding MerR family transcriptional regulator, which produces MPSNSRDELPPIPAKRYFTIGEVSELCGVKPHVLRYWEQEFTQLRPVKRRGNRRYYQHHEVLLARRIRELLYQDGFTINGARHRLDDSLTPKLNGQKGQMNTQFDEQPGSLRKEITAIIDFLRAGGLE; this is translated from the coding sequence ATACCCAGTAATAGCCGGGACGAGCTGCCACCGATTCCAGCCAAACGTTACTTCACTATCGGTGAAGTCAGCGAGCTTTGTGGCGTAAAACCGCATGTATTACGCTATTGGGAGCAAGAGTTTACCCAACTGCGCCCTGTTAAACGGCGCGGAAATCGGCGTTATTACCAGCATCATGAAGTGTTGTTGGCGCGCAGAATTCGTGAGTTGCTCTACCAGGACGGGTTTACGATTAATGGTGCACGGCATCGTCTGGATGACTCATTAACGCCAAAGTTAAATGGGCAAAAGGGGCAGATGAATACGCAGTTTGATGAACAACCCGGTTCGCTACGAAAAGAAATTACAGCGATTATTGATTTTCTGCGGGCAGGCGGGCTCGAATAG
- a CDS encoding YceI family protein, with translation MLLNTETWAAVYGPLVIERSSIRFVSKQMGVSVEGGFRRFTGQLNFDPVHPEAARARIDVELASVDAGSTEANDEVVGKDWFFVRQFPTARFDIRHVKALGNGQFEMQGALTIKNVTQDMVTKASFHQEAGLGIFAGGFTLKRLAFGIGEGAWGDPSTVADEVKVNFVLAAKPSIAKSNP, from the coding sequence ATGCTGCTAAACACAGAGACTTGGGCAGCAGTATATGGCCCACTAGTTATTGAGCGTAGCAGCATCCGCTTTGTATCAAAACAGATGGGCGTCTCTGTCGAAGGGGGTTTTCGTCGCTTTACTGGACAGCTTAACTTTGACCCGGTACATCCAGAAGCGGCGCGAGCGCGCATCGACGTTGAGCTGGCCAGCGTAGATGCCGGATCTACTGAGGCCAACGACGAAGTTGTTGGCAAGGACTGGTTTTTTGTTCGTCAGTTTCCGACGGCTCGCTTCGACATTCGTCATGTCAAAGCCTTAGGCAATGGTCAGTTCGAGATGCAGGGTGCGCTAACGATCAAAAATGTGACGCAGGATATGGTGACTAAAGCGAGCTTTCATCAAGAAGCCGGGCTAGGGATTTTTGCAGGAGGCTTTACCCTTAAACGTCTCGCGTTTGGTATTGGTGAGGGCGCATGGGGAGACCCGAGTACTGTTGCGGACGAGGTGAAGGTTAACTTCGTTTTGGCTGCCAAACCATCGATAGCCAAAAGTAATCCTTAA
- a CDS encoding limonene-1,2-epoxide hydrolase family protein, whose translation MQSTLEQRNIDIVRNFCADWSKCSNQALLPYFTEDAVYHNMPWAPLKGHQAIGDFLAPFWSMLDSITFDVLNIAANGAVIFTERVDYFRFKNGGKLDLPVNGVFELNAEGKITQWREYWDLADWIKQGGPAG comes from the coding sequence ATGCAAAGTACCCTTGAACAACGCAACATCGACATCGTTCGCAACTTCTGCGCTGACTGGAGCAAATGCTCTAACCAGGCACTACTGCCCTATTTCACTGAAGATGCCGTCTATCACAACATGCCGTGGGCGCCACTCAAAGGGCATCAAGCCATTGGTGATTTTCTTGCACCCTTTTGGTCCATGCTTGATAGCATCACCTTCGATGTGCTCAACATTGCCGCAAACGGCGCGGTTATTTTTACCGAACGCGTTGACTATTTTCGGTTTAAAAATGGAGGCAAACTCGATCTTCCCGTCAACGGCGTGTTTGAACTGAACGCTGAAGGAAAGATTACCCAATGGCGCGAATATTGGGATCTTGCCGACTGGATAAAGCAAGGTGGCCCGGCAGGCTGA
- a CDS encoding alcohol dehydrogenase — MKAAVYFGPQDIRCTTIPDSMLRADHEVLVKVTATSICGSDLHLYRGALDGIMEKGKSQTGHELIGEVLAVGRTVGRFKKGDRISMGYSASCGDCYMCKVGQTAHCETTHKAVYGFGVPFGNLNGTHAETLVLPYADGHAMKVPAGISDSAAITLSCNLPSAVIANELANIQVGETVVVIGCGPTGLMAMDIAMHRGPGRLIAVDALPKRLMLAAQKGAATFDSSHEGWQEKALEVTGGRGFDKVIEMVGLPETLQMSLDLVRPGGTIAALGVFCDDKFNLNLADIFLRNITLHMNGFANVQPYMWEALRMMERGVVKPEEYFSHTFALSDVDQAFATFFHKTDGAMKVLIKP; from the coding sequence ATGAAAGCAGCAGTCTATTTTGGCCCGCAAGATATTCGATGCACGACGATTCCAGACTCGATGTTGCGTGCTGACCATGAAGTGCTAGTCAAGGTGACCGCAACTTCGATCTGTGGATCGGACCTGCATCTATACCGTGGAGCGCTTGATGGCATCATGGAAAAGGGAAAGTCACAAACAGGACATGAATTGATCGGCGAGGTGCTTGCGGTAGGTAGAACGGTTGGCCGCTTTAAAAAAGGCGATCGAATCAGCATGGGCTACTCGGCCTCATGTGGTGACTGCTACATGTGCAAAGTGGGCCAAACAGCGCACTGCGAAACCACGCACAAAGCGGTGTATGGCTTTGGGGTGCCGTTTGGCAACCTGAATGGCACGCATGCGGAAACGCTTGTGCTGCCATATGCGGACGGCCATGCAATGAAAGTCCCTGCAGGAATTTCCGATAGTGCGGCGATCACACTCTCTTGCAACCTTCCCTCCGCGGTTATCGCCAATGAGCTTGCCAACATTCAGGTGGGTGAAACGGTCGTGGTGATTGGCTGCGGGCCCACTGGTTTGATGGCAATGGATATTGCCATGCATCGAGGACCAGGACGATTGATCGCAGTAGATGCCTTGCCTAAAAGGCTCATGCTTGCAGCCCAAAAAGGCGCTGCAACGTTTGACTCGTCACACGAGGGATGGCAGGAAAAAGCGCTTGAAGTCACGGGTGGCCGTGGTTTTGACAAGGTCATCGAAATGGTTGGCTTACCCGAAACCTTGCAGATGAGTCTTGATCTGGTTCGCCCCGGAGGAACTATCGCGGCTCTTGGCGTATTCTGCGATGACAAATTCAATCTGAATCTCGCCGATATATTCTTGCGTAATATCACGCTGCACATGAATGGTTTTGCCAACGTGCAGCCCTATATGTGGGAAGCCCTACGCATGATGGAGCGTGGCGTTGTCAAACCCGAAGAATACTTTTCACATACGTTTGCACTATCGGATGTCGATCAAGCCTTTGCCACGTTTTTTCACAAGACGGATGGCGCAATGAAAGTGCTGATCAAACCGTAG
- a CDS encoding aromatic/alkene monooxygenase hydroxylase subunit beta has protein sequence MSETEVLKPLKTWSHLAKRRRKPSEYEIVSVNILYNTRDPNAPYDLDPNLPMNRWYKQYRNDSLLQHDDWNAFRDPDELVYRTYNMLQDGQETYVFGLFNQFNEREHDKALEPQWAGTLARLYTPARYLFHTLQMASAYIQQMSPASTITNCAAFQAADSLRWLSHTAYRTKELSLTFTDKGFGTDERTYWETDPAWQGFRELMEKVLTTWDWGEAFVALNLVAKPAIEEAVLRKLGEAGRHNGDTLLGMLTDSQLLDANRHRRWATALVKMTLEKSGNAEAIKPWIAKWEPLADKAIDVFCTAMPEVPDAAADARSATRDFRLSLAL, from the coding sequence ATGAGCGAAACAGAAGTATTAAAGCCGTTAAAGACCTGGAGCCATCTGGCCAAGCGTCGTCGCAAGCCGAGTGAATACGAGATCGTTTCGGTGAATATTCTCTACAACACGCGGGATCCGAACGCGCCTTATGATCTCGATCCGAACCTGCCCATGAACCGCTGGTACAAGCAGTACCGTAACGACAGTCTGTTGCAGCATGACGACTGGAACGCATTTCGCGACCCGGATGAACTGGTTTATCGTACTTACAACATGCTGCAGGATGGCCAGGAAACCTATGTTTTCGGACTGTTCAACCAGTTCAATGAGCGTGAGCACGACAAGGCATTGGAGCCACAATGGGCGGGAACGCTGGCCCGACTCTATACCCCGGCACGGTATCTTTTCCACACCCTGCAAATGGCCTCGGCGTACATTCAGCAGATGTCGCCTGCCAGCACGATTACCAATTGCGCTGCGTTTCAGGCCGCCGACTCTTTGAGGTGGCTCAGCCATACTGCCTATCGCACCAAAGAGCTTTCACTCACGTTCACGGACAAGGGTTTTGGTACGGACGAGCGCACCTATTGGGAGACCGACCCCGCATGGCAAGGCTTTCGCGAGTTAATGGAGAAAGTGTTAACCACCTGGGATTGGGGTGAAGCTTTTGTGGCATTGAATCTCGTCGCCAAGCCGGCGATTGAGGAGGCCGTATTGCGTAAATTGGGTGAAGCCGGGCGTCATAACGGCGATACGTTGCTTGGCATGTTGACGGATAGCCAGCTTCTGGATGCCAACCGCCATCGTCGCTGGGCAACAGCGCTGGTCAAAATGACGCTTGAAAAATCAGGCAATGCAGAGGCTATCAAGCCGTGGATTGCAAAATGGGAACCCCTTGCCGACAAGGCAATCGACGTCTTTTGTACTGCCATGCCTGAAGTGCCCGATGCTGCAGCAGATGCCAGGAGTGCAACACGAGATTTTCGGCTTTCTCTGGCACTTTAA
- a CDS encoding MmoB/DmpM family protein, with amino-acid sequence MNNNVGPVMRQGELAQAVIEAAEIDNPDKVITVEDKVAYIRIQTTDEMLIKRQTIEEMLGRPFSMSEIEIDLSSFAGRIDTQVEYIRFYHAKHL; translated from the coding sequence ATGAATAACAATGTTGGCCCCGTGATGCGCCAGGGCGAGCTTGCCCAGGCCGTCATCGAAGCTGCAGAGATTGATAATCCCGACAAGGTAATCACCGTGGAAGACAAAGTTGCCTACATACGCATCCAGACCACCGATGAGATGCTTATCAAGCGGCAAACCATCGAAGAAATGCTTGGTCGGCCATTCAGCATGAGCGAAATTGAAATTGATCTCTCGTCTTTTGCCGGGCGTATCGATACGCAAGTTGAATATATTCGTTTTTACCATGCCAAGCACCTGTAA
- a CDS encoding Rieske 2Fe-2S domain-containing protein, with the protein MAFEKVCKLDDLWEGEMESFQVNGQEVLVVSLDGGAIRAYQGVCPHQDILLVEGQFDGKALICRAHQWIFDAQTGAGINPDDCRLAEYPVKIEDEDVLVNTEGITPLFAHI; encoded by the coding sequence ATGGCGTTTGAGAAAGTCTGCAAGCTGGATGACCTTTGGGAAGGCGAGATGGAATCTTTTCAGGTCAATGGTCAAGAGGTCCTGGTGGTCAGTTTGGACGGCGGAGCCATTCGTGCTTATCAGGGAGTATGTCCGCATCAGGATATTTTATTGGTGGAAGGTCAATTCGATGGTAAGGCGCTGATCTGTCGTGCGCACCAATGGATTTTCGATGCCCAAACAGGCGCAGGGATCAACCCGGATGACTGTCGTTTGGCGGAATACCCGGTGAAGATCGAAGATGAGGATGTGCTTGTCAATACCGAAGGGATAACGCCGCTGTTTGCGCATATATAA
- a CDS encoding toluene-4-monooxygenase system B family protein — protein MALFPLTSNFQGDFVLQLLPVDTENTMDEVAAAAAHHSVGRRVAARPGHIMRVRRQGSKDLMPRTLKVSESGLKPMECIEVVWE, from the coding sequence ATGGCATTGTTTCCTTTAACGTCCAATTTTCAGGGGGATTTTGTTCTGCAACTCCTGCCAGTGGATACCGAAAACACCATGGATGAAGTGGCGGCCGCAGCGGCCCACCATTCTGTAGGTCGTCGCGTAGCAGCCCGTCCTGGTCACATCATGCGTGTGCGCCGCCAGGGTTCTAAAGACCTGATGCCGCGAACCCTCAAAGTGAGTGAATCCGGTCTTAAGCCAATGGAATGCATCGAAGTAGTCTGGGAATAA
- a CDS encoding aromatic/alkene/methane monooxygenase hydroxylase/oxygenase subunit alpha has product MATLGRLDWYDIARTTNWTPTYVQEDELFPPEMSGSMGIPMPAWESYDEPYKQTYPEYVKIQREKDAGAYSVKAALERSKMFENADPGWLSVLKAHFGAIARAEYSASTAEARMARFGKAPGMRNMATLGMMDEIRHGQIQLYFPHEHCAKDRQFDWAHKAYDTNEWAILASRHMFDDMMTTRGAVGVALMLTFAFETGFTNMQFLGLAADAAESGDWTFSNLISSVQTDESRHAQIGGPLVSILIENGKKAEAQKMIDIGIWRSWKLFSVLTGPMMDYYTPLEHRKQSFKEFMQEWIVTQFERSLLDLGLDKPWFWDQFLAELDYQHHGMHLGVWYWRPTVWWNPAAGVSPEERAWLEEKYPGWNATWGTNWDVITDNLLVGKRELTYPETLPVVCNMCQLPINATPGPEWKVRDFSLEYKERMYHFCSEGCKWCFEQEPERYEGHLSLIDRFLAGMVQPMNLAGGLQYMGLAPGEIGDDAHNYAWVEKVRAARQKAAA; this is encoded by the coding sequence ATGGCAACACTAGGAAGACTCGACTGGTATGACATTGCACGTACCACAAACTGGACACCAACCTATGTTCAGGAAGATGAGCTGTTTCCTCCCGAAATGTCCGGCAGCATGGGTATTCCCATGCCGGCATGGGAGTCTTACGATGAGCCTTACAAACAGACCTATCCCGAGTATGTAAAGATTCAGCGGGAGAAAGACGCAGGAGCTTATTCAGTTAAAGCGGCGCTTGAACGTAGCAAGATGTTCGAAAATGCTGATCCAGGCTGGCTCAGTGTTTTAAAGGCGCACTTCGGTGCGATTGCCCGTGCCGAATATTCAGCATCCACGGCAGAAGCACGTATGGCGCGCTTCGGCAAGGCGCCTGGCATGCGCAACATGGCGACGCTGGGGATGATGGATGAGATCCGGCATGGCCAGATTCAACTGTATTTCCCACACGAGCACTGTGCAAAGGATCGTCAGTTTGACTGGGCGCATAAGGCTTATGACACCAATGAGTGGGCCATTCTTGCCTCACGCCATATGTTTGACGATATGATGACCACCCGGGGTGCTGTTGGCGTTGCACTGATGCTGACCTTCGCCTTTGAGACCGGTTTTACCAACATGCAGTTTCTGGGTCTGGCAGCCGATGCGGCAGAATCGGGCGACTGGACGTTCTCAAATCTGATTTCAAGCGTGCAGACTGATGAATCGCGTCATGCCCAGATTGGCGGTCCACTGGTTTCTATTCTGATCGAGAATGGAAAGAAAGCAGAAGCGCAAAAAATGATCGATATTGGCATCTGGCGCTCCTGGAAACTGTTCTCGGTACTGACTGGTCCGATGATGGATTACTACACCCCACTCGAACACCGCAAGCAGTCATTCAAAGAGTTCATGCAAGAGTGGATCGTTACCCAGTTCGAGCGCTCGCTTCTTGATCTCGGTCTTGACAAGCCTTGGTTCTGGGATCAATTCCTAGCAGAACTCGATTATCAACATCACGGCATGCACTTGGGTGTGTGGTACTGGCGGCCCACCGTATGGTGGAACCCCGCTGCCGGCGTCTCGCCCGAAGAGCGTGCTTGGCTCGAAGAGAAATACCCTGGCTGGAATGCAACCTGGGGAACCAACTGGGATGTCATCACCGACAACCTGCTCGTGGGCAAGCGCGAGCTTACCTATCCTGAAACACTCCCCGTGGTGTGCAATATGTGTCAGTTGCCGATCAATGCAACGCCGGGCCCCGAATGGAAGGTACGGGATTTCTCGCTCGAGTACAAAGAGCGCATGTACCACTTCTGCTCGGAAGGCTGCAAATGGTGTTTTGAACAAGAGCCGGAGCGCTACGAAGGGCATTTATCGCTGATCGACCGCTTCCTTGCAGGGATGGTTCAGCCGATGAACCTTGCTGGCGGCCTGCAATACATGGGACTGGCGCCGGGAGAAATCGGCGACGATGCCCATAACTACGCCTGGGTGGAAAAGGTTCGTGCTGCCCGTCAAAAGGCCGCAGCCTGA
- a CDS encoding NADH:ubiquinone reductase (Na(+)-transporting) subunit F has translation MAHELTIEPLGATLEVEDGQTILDAALRAGIHIPNACGHGLCATCKVQVLDGEVDDHGQASPFALMDFEREERMTLACCATLNSDVTIEAEIEEDADAEQIPVRDFPGTVSRVVDLTPTIKGVFIELDEAIHFQAGQYIQFVIPGKKIERAFSLANPLSTGREVELNVRIVAGGEGTAFIHQSLKEGDRVTIKGPYGRFFVRKSARKPLIFMAGGSGLSSPRSMILDLLEHGWDLPITLVYGQRTRAELYYHDEFDALTKKYSNFRYVPALSDEPAESDWMGFRGFVHEAAAAAYPDGFAGNQAYLCGPPVMIDACITTLMQGRLFEDDIYFEKFISAADAQQVRSPLFRKI, from the coding sequence ATGGCTCACGAACTGACTATTGAACCACTGGGCGCCACACTCGAAGTCGAAGACGGGCAAACCATTCTCGACGCCGCCTTGCGCGCTGGTATTCATATCCCTAATGCCTGCGGGCACGGCCTGTGCGCCACCTGCAAGGTGCAGGTACTAGACGGCGAGGTCGACGACCATGGTCAAGCCTCACCCTTTGCGCTGATGGATTTTGAGCGCGAAGAAAGGATGACGTTAGCGTGTTGTGCAACCTTGAACAGCGATGTCACCATCGAAGCTGAAATCGAAGAAGATGCCGATGCCGAGCAGATTCCCGTTCGCGACTTCCCAGGCACCGTCAGCCGGGTGGTTGATCTGACGCCGACAATCAAGGGCGTTTTTATCGAACTGGATGAAGCAATTCACTTTCAGGCTGGGCAATATATTCAGTTCGTTATTCCCGGTAAAAAAATTGAGCGTGCTTTCTCGCTCGCCAATCCTCTTTCAACCGGGCGGGAGGTGGAGCTTAACGTTCGCATTGTGGCAGGCGGCGAAGGTACGGCCTTCATCCACCAGAGCCTCAAGGAAGGTGATCGCGTCACTATCAAGGGACCCTACGGTCGCTTTTTCGTGCGCAAGTCGGCCCGCAAGCCGCTCATTTTTATGGCCGGCGGTTCAGGGCTATCGAGCCCGCGATCGATGATCCTTGATCTGCTGGAACACGGGTGGGACCTTCCGATCACCTTGGTCTATGGCCAGCGCACCAGGGCTGAGTTGTACTATCACGATGAGTTCGATGCGCTAACAAAGAAATACTCTAATTTCCGTTATGTTCCGGCGTTGTCTGATGAGCCGGCCGAGTCCGATTGGATGGGGTTCCGGGGATTTGTTCATGAAGCTGCGGCAGCGGCCTATCCTGATGGCTTTGCGGGCAATCAGGCGTACTTGTGCGGGCCTCCAGTAATGATCGATGCCTGTATCACAACCCTGATGCAAGGCCGTCTATTCGAGGACGACATTTATTTCGAAAAGTTTATATCGGCTGCCGATGCGCAGCAGGTACGCTCACCGTTGTTCAGAAAGATATAA
- a CDS encoding phenol hydroxylase subunit P4 has translation MSVIALGAYEFTPRDQVKNFHGNILVNFCWDRHVLITAPFAVALPPAMTLREAITTRVVPSIAFHPDAAKIDWNAVQWEKDHKPWQPDLDKSLAENNVGHKDYIVFITPGLNGLNGVGL, from the coding sequence ATGTCTGTAATTGCATTGGGGGCGTATGAATTTACCCCGCGAGACCAGGTAAAAAATTTTCACGGGAATATTTTGGTCAATTTTTGTTGGGATCGGCATGTACTTATCACCGCCCCGTTTGCGGTTGCATTGCCTCCCGCGATGACGCTTCGCGAAGCGATTACAACCCGAGTCGTGCCTTCCATCGCTTTCCACCCGGATGCGGCAAAAATCGACTGGAATGCAGTGCAATGGGAAAAAGATCACAAGCCGTGGCAACCTGATCTGGATAAATCGCTGGCTGAAAACAATGTAGGCCACAAGGATTACATCGTATTTATTACGCCAGGGCTTAATGGATTGAATGGCGTCGGGTTGTAA
- a CDS encoding YHS domain-containing protein, producing the protein MMDMKVAKKKLGIKERYAHMTRGLGWEPTYQPADAVFPYDKYEGIKIHDWDKWVDPFRLTMDAYWKYQGEKDRKLYAVIEAFAQNNGHLNITDARYLSAIKLFWQGVSPLENYVVQGFARAGRHFRGEASRVACQMQAVDELRHYQTQAHSISNYNKYYNGFHSQRHMWDRVWYLSVPKSFGEDALTSGPFEFLIAISFSFEYVLTNLLFVPFMSGAAYNGDMSTVTFGFSAQSDESRHMTLGIEAIKFLLEQDPANVPIVQRWVDKWFWRGARLLSLVGMMMDYMLPKRVMSWKEAWEIYAEENGGALFRDLARYGIRPPKGWADACEAKEHISHQVWLLFYEYGGAAAFHTWSPTDDELDWLSTKYPNTFDKYYRPRIEFLREKHARGERVYQTTLPTLCTTCQIPLAFTEPGDPTKISHRETVYKDEKYVFCSDHCQEIFAHEPEKFVQSWLPVNQIYQGNCFNPGVDPTAPDFDPLKAVLEYFRFNLGRDNGEFDGSEDQRNFAAWRGQASKN; encoded by the coding sequence ATGATGGATATGAAAGTCGCCAAGAAAAAACTGGGTATTAAAGAGCGCTACGCGCACATGACGCGCGGGTTGGGTTGGGAACCCACGTATCAACCGGCAGATGCCGTGTTCCCTTATGACAAATACGAAGGAATCAAGATTCACGATTGGGACAAGTGGGTGGATCCCTTTCGGTTAACGATGGATGCCTACTGGAAATACCAAGGAGAAAAAGATCGCAAGCTCTATGCGGTAATCGAAGCATTTGCGCAAAATAATGGCCACCTCAACATTACCGATGCGCGTTATCTCAGTGCCATCAAGCTTTTCTGGCAAGGCGTGAGCCCGCTTGAAAATTATGTAGTACAAGGCTTCGCGCGTGCCGGGCGGCATTTCCGTGGCGAAGCCTCTCGCGTCGCGTGCCAGATGCAAGCCGTCGATGAATTGCGCCATTACCAAACCCAGGCGCACTCAATTTCCAACTACAACAAGTACTACAACGGGTTCCACAGCCAACGGCATATGTGGGATCGTGTGTGGTATCTGTCGGTTCCCAAATCGTTTGGTGAAGATGCGCTAACCTCCGGCCCCTTTGAATTTCTGATCGCGATCAGCTTTTCATTTGAATATGTACTGACGAATCTCTTATTTGTGCCTTTCATGTCGGGTGCCGCCTATAACGGCGACATGAGTACGGTGACATTTGGTTTCTCGGCCCAATCCGATGAGTCACGTCATATGACGCTTGGAATCGAGGCGATCAAATTCCTCCTAGAGCAGGACCCTGCTAATGTGCCAATCGTGCAGCGCTGGGTAGATAAATGGTTCTGGCGCGGTGCCCGGTTGCTTTCGCTGGTGGGCATGATGATGGATTACATGCTGCCCAAACGCGTGATGAGCTGGAAGGAAGCGTGGGAAATTTATGCCGAGGAAAATGGTGGTGCTTTGTTTCGCGATCTCGCTCGGTATGGAATCCGCCCCCCCAAAGGTTGGGCTGATGCGTGTGAAGCGAAAGAGCATATTTCTCATCAAGTGTGGCTATTGTTCTATGAGTACGGTGGTGCCGCGGCTTTCCATACGTGGTCACCGACCGATGATGAACTCGATTGGTTGTCGACAAAATATCCCAACACCTTCGATAAATATTACCGTCCGCGCATCGAGTTTTTGCGGGAAAAACATGCACGCGGTGAACGCGTCTACCAAACAACGCTGCCGACACTTTGCACAACGTGCCAGATTCCATTGGCTTTCACCGAGCCGGGTGATCCCACCAAGATTTCTCATCGCGAGACGGTTTACAAAGATGAAAAATATGTCTTCTGCTCTGATCACTGTCAGGAAATCTTCGCGCATGAACCCGAAAAATTCGTACAGAGCTGGTTGCCAGTGAATCAGATTTATCAGGGTAACTGCTTTAACCCCGGGGTTGACCCGACGGCTCCGGATTTTGATCCGCTCAAGGCTGTACTGGAATACTTCCGCTTCAACCTGGGCCGAGATAACGGGGAGTTTGATGGCTCTGAAGACCAGCGTAATTTTGCTGCCTGGCGTGGTCAGGCTTCGAAAAACTGA
- a CDS encoding MmoB/DmpM family protein: MSKVFIIVQANEEARPIVEALLQDNPHAVAQESPAMVRVEAEGKLTLNRATVEDLTGQPFNIQQLHVNLISISGHIDEDDDYLTVEWAN; this comes from the coding sequence ATGTCAAAGGTTTTTATTATTGTTCAAGCTAACGAGGAAGCGCGACCTATCGTGGAAGCGCTCTTGCAAGACAACCCCCATGCCGTAGCCCAGGAATCGCCTGCCATGGTGCGCGTCGAAGCGGAAGGGAAACTAACCCTTAACCGTGCCACGGTAGAAGATTTAACCGGGCAACCCTTCAATATCCAGCAATTACACGTCAATCTGATTTCGATTAGTGGTCACATCGATGAAGATGATGACTACTTAACCGTTGAATGGGCAAACTAA
- a CDS encoding phenol hydroxylase, with translation MSVEIKAVEIKPLRNTFTNVAELIGGDKPASRYQEATLGVQATTNMHYRPTWEPEFELFDPRRSAIQMREWYDLKDPRQLYYASWTIQRAKEQETQEANFDFVESRCLHLSLPDDVKKLALEVLLPLRHAAWGANMNNNEFCSRAFSEVLISPAIMHAMDNLGIAQYLTRLGLVLDEPEVLDVAKTQWMTGEAWQPMRHMIEDSFVIRDFMEIFLVQNFVFDGLLYPLIYDRFVDDTLTSRGGSAVAMLTAFMPMWFSQSSKWVDGVLKVAVAESEQNKALISQWTTTWRDRAVIALTPIAAMAFGNNKETMLNEVAEQFNARAKKLGIVA, from the coding sequence ATGTCAGTAGAAATCAAGGCAGTAGAAATTAAACCGTTGCGCAACACGTTTACCAATGTAGCCGAACTCATCGGTGGTGATAAACCTGCATCCCGTTATCAGGAAGCCACCTTGGGTGTTCAGGCAACAACCAACATGCATTACCGGCCGACCTGGGAGCCTGAGTTTGAATTATTCGACCCGCGACGCAGCGCTATTCAAATGCGTGAATGGTATGACTTGAAAGACCCGCGCCAGCTTTACTACGCCTCCTGGACGATTCAGCGAGCCAAGGAACAAGAAACGCAAGAAGCCAACTTTGATTTTGTCGAATCGCGTTGCTTGCATTTGAGCTTGCCTGACGACGTAAAAAAACTCGCGCTAGAAGTTCTGTTGCCTTTGCGTCATGCTGCCTGGGGCGCCAACATGAACAACAACGAGTTCTGCTCACGCGCTTTTTCTGAAGTACTTATTTCTCCGGCCATCATGCATGCAATGGATAACCTGGGAATTGCGCAATACCTGACTCGGCTTGGCCTGGTGCTGGATGAGCCCGAAGTGCTTGATGTGGCCAAGACACAATGGATGACAGGCGAGGCATGGCAACCGATGCGCCACATGATCGAAGATTCATTTGTTATCCGCGACTTCATGGAAATATTTTTAGTGCAAAACTTTGTGTTTGATGGATTGCTCTATCCACTCATCTATGACCGTTTCGTGGATGATACGCTCACTTCACGTGGCGGTAGTGCCGTGGCCATGCTGACCGCTTTCATGCCCATGTGGTTTAGCCAAAGCAGCAAATGGGTTGATGGCGTGCTCAAAGTTGCCGTTGCTGAATCGGAACAAAACAAAGCGCTGATAAGCCAATGGACAACCACCTGGCGTGATCGTGCGGTGATTGCGCTCACGCCGATCGCGGCCATGGCGTTTGGAAATAACAAAGAGACCATGCTGAACGAAGTAGCTGAACAATTCAACGCTCGTGCCAAGAAGCTTGGCATCGTGGCTTAA